From the Macaca nemestrina isolate mMacNem1 chromosome 7, mMacNem.hap1, whole genome shotgun sequence genome, one window contains:
- the LOC105488289 gene encoding tyrosine-protein kinase Fes/Fps isoform X2 produces the protein MGFSSELCTPQGHGVLQQMQEAELRLLEGMRKWMAQRVKSDREYAGLLHHMSVQDSGGQSRGISPDSPISQSWAEITSQTEGLSRLLRQHAEDLNSGPLSKLSLLIRERQQLRKTYSEQWQQLQQELTKTHSQDIEKLKSQYRALARDSAQAKRKYQEASKDKDRDKAKDKYVRSLWKLFAHHNRYVLGVRAAQLHHQHHHQLLLPSLLRSLQDLHEEMACILKEILQEYLEISSLVQDEVVAIHREMAAAAARIQPEAEYQGFLRQYGSAPDVPPCVTFDESLLEEGEPLEPGELQLNELTVESVQHTLTSVTDELAVATEMVFRRQEMVTQLQQELRNEEENTHPRGRVQLLGKRQALQEALQGLQVARCSQAKLQAQQELLQTKLEQLGPGEPPPVLLLQDDRHSTSSSEQEREGGRTPTLEILKSHISGIFRPKFSLPPPLQLVPEVQKPLHEQLWYHGAIPRAEVAELLVHSGDFLVRESQGKQEYVLSVLWDGLPRHFIIQSLDNLYRLEGEGFPSIPLLIDHLLSTQQPLTKKSGVVLHRAVPKDKWVLNHEDLVLGEQIGRGNFGEVFSGRLRADNTLVAVKSCRETLPPDIKAKFLQEARILKQYSHPNIVRLIGVCTQKQPIYIVMELVQGGDFLTFLRTEGARLRVKTLLQMVGDAAAGMEYLESKCCIHRDLAARNCLVTEKNVLKISDFGMSREEADGVYAASGGLRQVPVKWTAPEALNYGRYSSESDVWSFGILLWETFSLGASPYPNLSNQQTREFVEKGKHPVMTAASGCTLFQMLQPDSSNSLNANLPTRQNKNNLASGSRLSSQHFGRLSWVDHLIPGVRDQPGQHSETPSVQKIQK, from the exons ATGGGCTTCTCTTCGGAGCTGTGCACCCCCCAGGGCCACGGGGTCCTGCAGCAGATGCAGGAGGCTGAGCTTCGTCTACTGGAGGGTATGAGAAAGTGGATGGCCCAACGGGTCAAGAGTGACAGGGAGTATGCAGGACTGCTTCACCACATGTCCGTGCAGGACAGTGGGGGCCAGAGCCGGGGCATCAGCCCCGACAGCCCCATCAGCCAG TCCTGGGCGGAGATCACCAGCCAAACTGAGGGCCTGAGCCGGTTGCTGCGGCAGCACGCGGAGGATCTGAACTCAGGGCCCCTGAGCAAGTTGAGCCTGCTCATCCGGGAACGGCAGCAGCTTCGCAAGACCTACAGCGAGCAgtggcagcagctgcagcaggagCTCACCAAG ACTCACAGCCAGGACATTGAGAAGCTGAAGAGCCAGTACCGAGCCCTGGCACGGGACAGTGCCCAAGCCAAGCGCAAGTACCAGGAGGCCAGCAAAG ACAAGGACCGTGACAAGGCCAAGGACAAGTATGTGCGCAGCCTGTGGAAGCTCTTTGCTCACCACAACCGCTATGTGCTGGGCGTGCGGGCTGCACAGCtacaccaccagcaccaccaccagcTCCTGCTGCCCAGCCTGCTGCGGTCACTGCAGGACCTGCACGAGGAGATGGCTTGCATCCT GAAGGAGATCCTGCAGGAATACTTGGAGATTAGCAGCCTGGTGCAGGATGAGGTGGTGGCCATTCACCGGGAGATGGCTGCAGCTGCTGCCCGCATCCAGCCTGAGGCTGAGTACCAAGGCTTCCTTCGACAGTATGG GTCCGCACCTGACGTCCCACCCTGCGTCACATTCGATGAGTCACTGCTTGAGGAGGGTGAACCGCTGGAGCCTGGGGAGCTCCAGCTGAACGAGCTGACTGTGGAGAGCGTGCAGCACAC GCTGACCTCAGTGACAGATGAACTGGCTGTGGCCACCGAGATGGTGTTCAGGCGGCAGGAGATGGTTACACAGCTGCAACAGGAGCTCCGGAATGAAGAGGAGAACACCCATCCCCGGGGGCG GGTGCAGCTGCTGGGCAAGAGGCAGGCGCTGCAGGAAGCACTGCAGGGGCTGCAGGTAGCACGGTGCAGCCAGGCCAAGCTGCAGGCCCAGCAGGAGTTGCTGCAGACCAAGCTGGAGCAGCTGGGCCCCGGTGAACCCCCGCCCGTGCTGCTCCTGCAGGATGACCGCCACTCCACATCGTCCTCG GAGCAGGAGCGAGAAGGGGGAAGGACGCCCACGCTGGAGATCCTTAAGAGCCACATCTCAGGAATCTTCCGTCCCAAGTTCTCG CTCCCTCCACCGCTGCAGCTTGTTCCAGAGGTGCAGAAGCCCCTGCATGAGCAGCTGTGGTACCACGGGGCCATCCCAAGGGCAGAGGTGGCTGAGCTGCTGGTGCACTCTGGGGACTTCCTGGTGCGGGAGAGCCAGGGCAAGCAGGAGTACGTGCTGTCAGTGCTGTGGGATGGTCTGCCCCGACACTTCATCATCCAGTCCTTGGAC AACCTGTACCGACTGGAAGGGGAAGGCTTTCCCAGCATTCCCTTACTCATCGACCACCTACTGAGCACCCAGCAGCCCCTCACCAAGAAGAGCGGTGTCGTCCTGCACAGGGCTGTGCCCAAG GACAAGTGGGTGCTGAACCATGAGGACCTGGTGTTGGGCGAGCAGATTGGACGG GGGAACTTTGGCGAAGTGTTCAGCGGACGCCTGCGAGCCGACAACACCTTGGTGGCAGTGAAGTCTTGTCGAGAGACGCTCCCACCTGACATCAAGGCCAAGTTTCTACAGGAAGCGAG GATCCTGAAGCAGTACAGCCACCCCAACATCGTGCGTCTCATTGGTGTCTGCACCCAGAAGCAGCCCATCTACATCGTCATGGAGCTTGTGCAGG GGGGCGACTTCCTGACCTTCCTCCGCACGGAGGGGGCCCGCCTGCGGGTGAAGACTCTGCTGCAGATGGTGGGGGATGCAGCTGCTGGCATGGAGTACCTGGAGAGCAAGTGCTGCATCCACCG GGACCTGGCTGCTCGGAACTGTCTGGTGACAGAGAAGAATGTCCTGAAGATCAGTGACTTTGGGATGTCCCGAGAGGAAGCTGATGGGGTCTACGCGGCCTCAGGGGGCCTCAGACAAGTCCCCGTGAAGTGGACCGCACCTGAGGCCCTTAACTACG GCCGCTACTCCTCCGAGAGCGACGTGTGGAGCTTTGGCATCTTGCTCTGGGAGACCTTCAGCCTGGGGGCCTCCCCCTATCCCAACCTTAGCAATCAGCAGACACGGGAGTTCGTGGAGAAGGGTAAGCACCCTGTGATGACAGCAGCCTCAGGCTGCACCCTCTTCCAGATGCTCCAGCCAGACTCTTCCAACTCCCTTAATGCCAACCTTCCCACCAGGCAGAATAAGAATAACCtggccagtggctcacgcctgtcatcccagcactttgggaggctgagctgggtggatcacttgatcccaggagttcgagatcagcctggacaacacagtgaaactccatctgtacaaaaaatacaaaaatag